CCCCACAAGCCGGGAATGCGCCCCGACGGGATTGGGCGGTCCGGCTCGTTGATCGCATCGACTTCGCGGTCGCACCAGTCGTTGATCACCTGGCTGGTGCCGCAGACAATCGGTCCGGTCAGCAAGATGCCGAGCGCGAGAAACAGCCAGTTCTCGGTGATCGAGGCACCCGATGATACGACGCCACACATAAACGCCCACATGGGCGGGAACCATGTCACCGGCTTTGTCAGCTCCAGCACATCCCGCGGCGCAGGGAGCTGCGCAAATGTCCGGGAGAGTGCCGAGTCTGTGGCCGGTTCTGACATGCGAGAAGGCTATGCCAATCACCTGGCAGTGTCAAATTATTTGGACAATAAAAACTGTCGTAAAAATAGACAGTTGTCAGGCGATGCTACGAGTCCTTGCCGCTGAGGTTTCCAAGACCGTGACGATGCAGTTTGGAATAGAGGCTTTGACGGCTTAGACCAAGGATTTCCGCGGCTGACGCCCGGTTATCCGAGGTATGCGCCAGTGCGGCTTCGATGCACATACGCTCGATCAGATCAGTGCTCTCGCGGACAATTTCCTTGAGCGGCTTGCGCCCTACCAGCTCGGTGAGCTGGTCCACCGAACGCGGCAATTGTTGCGCGGCGTCGGGAAGGTCACGCTCACGCCGGCCGACACTGCGCACCGAATAGCCGAACAGTGGCTGATCACGCTCGATCATGATCGCCGACAGTTCCACCGGTTCCTCGCCGCCATTGAGATCGTTGACCACCGAACCGAAGTTGCGGACGTTCTGATGGTCCTTGAGCTGCTTCTTCAGCAGGTTGAGATCGACATCGGGACGGCCGATAAAGCGGTTGAGCGATACCCCGAGCAACTGTTCGACCGAGCCGGCCTGCACCAGTTCAACAAAGGCGCGATTGGCGACAATAATGTCCTGATTTTCATCGGCAAGGACAAAGGCATCGGGCATTTTCTCGACTGCATCGAGAACATAGCGGTCCGAACGCTTGCTCGGCACCTCATGCTGGCCGTCATCGATGTTGATCAGCCAATATTGCCGCCCCGACTGGCGGAATGTCGAGGCCGACAATTTGACGAAACCGGTGCGTCCAATCATGCGGATGCTCACCGGGTCAACTTTGCCGCTGACCGAGATCGCACCCATATAGGCAATGATATCGTCGCGAAATTCGGTCTCGACCAGATCGAGCAGATTGCGCTTCTCCAGCGCACCCGGCGCCGCATTGATCAACGCATGGCTGGCGCGGTTGGCCTGCTGGATCTCGTAATTTTCGGTATCGACGATCAGCACCGGATAGGAGATGTTGTCGAACAGCAGGCGATAGCGCGTCTCGGTCTGGCGCAGGTGCAGATAGTCGCGCTCCATCGACTGCTGGGTTTTGAGCAGCCGTTGCTGCAGCAGAGCAATCGACCGGATGTCGCGGCCAATGGCAATGTGCCAAGCGCTGCTCGAGGGCTTGAGTATCTTGTAGCTGACCGGAATGTCGTCGCCATCATCGACATGATTGACCTGGCGCCACAGCTGGTCTGCGATATTCTCGGTCTGCAGCATCTGGGCGATCTTCGCCTTGCTCTCCTGACTGACCGTATCGGACCATTTGCGACCAACCCATTTCTGGGCCAGGCTGTGATCGCGGCTGTTTACCGCGACATCGCGAATAATCTCATTCTCATCGATGGCGAGAATGAAATCGCCGGCGCAATAGGCCAGTTCGATAACGTCCTGCTTGGTGAATCCGTCGAACATGGCGTCCGGATCGCTGAACGGTATGCGCTGATCGCCTGTGGATTCATAGTTCATCGGACACAGCCAATTCTCGGGGCCTCTGTCAGGCCAGCTTCTCGAACATGTCAGATTTGAGCGGCGTCAGCTCATTGGCCAATGCCACAGCGCCCGGCGCATCGACAGCAGTGCCATCGGCACCGCAAATCTCGACCAGATCTGGCTGTTCGTTTATCACACGCCCTCCCAAAAGGATGCAGATATCAGGGTTGGTGGAAACTGTCCGGATTGCCTTGATAAGGCTTGAAATTGTCGCGGTAGGGCAATCGACGCTTACGGTCAATCCTATCAGATCATAATGACGATTCGCGAATTTGCCGGTCAGTTCCGAACGCGTCGGCTCCATCAGCACATCTGCGTCCCATCCGGCGCGCTGAAAACACTCTGCGACCATCAGCGTGCCGAGGCTGTGCTGCTCGCCGGGCATGGTGGAAAACAATGCGGAGCGCTGGCCATGGCCTGCGTCCATCGCCGGCGGAATACGCAATGTCATCTCGCGCAGAATTTCCTGCACCCGCCAAAGCCCCATGGTGATATCGACGAAATCGGCTCGATCCTCGTCCCAATATTGCCCGAGCCGTCGGGCGCTGGGTGCGAGCAGATCGACATAGATGGTTTCGATCGAACTACCCGTGGCAAGACAGTGATCGACAAAATCGAGAAGCTTGCGGGCGTCCCCTTCAAGCGCAAGCGCGGTGAAAAAGGATACATCGCTGCCGGAAATGGTGCGCTTGTCGCTATTGAAAGGCGAGCGAGGCTGCATCATGCTGCCGCCGCCCTGGCCGTCGGCGATCAGCTTCGGAATAACCAGATTTTCCAGCACCACCGAAAGGTCCTCATCGGCATCGGCTCCGGAGAGCAGGTCCACATGCTGTGCATCACCGTTTTCAGATAATCGATCCTCCGACGATGGGTTGTGATGCTTCTTGCCAGATCTCCAGCCATCCAGCTTGGAGCGTAAATCTGCGATCCCAAATGATGCCATGTTTCAGACTCTCCTGCGTCAAGTCTGGTCGGCGTGCCATACGTCGGCCGCGCGGGCGAATACGCCTCACGTGACTCGCAACCTACTATAAGGTGGGGAAATACGCAATGCGGCGAGGTAAAAAGTGTCAATTTTGCATAACGTCAAAAAAACTTGACACTTTGCCGCAAACCTTCCTAATCTCCGTTACCAACAAATGGAGTAGGAAAGCTGTCGGGTATCGCTCACATCGACACTGGGAAAAACCCCCGGAAATCTGACGTTTCCGAGCCGACTCAAGCTGCACATATTCTCTACACTCCGGAACAGCGCAAACGTCGTGACGAGTCGCGCTGGACCTTGGTCCAGGGCATTTTGGCACCGCTGCAGTTTCTCGTCTTCGGGATAAGTCTGTTTCTGGTGATCCGCTATCTCGTCACCGGCGAGGGTGAGAGCGCCGCCGAAATCTCGATCCTGATCAAGACGCTTATCCTGTACACCATCATGGTCACCGGCTCGATCTGGGAGAAGGTGGTGTTTGACGAATGGCTGTTTGCCAAACCGTTCTTCTGGGAAGATGTCTTCTCCATGGCGGTGCTGGCGCTGCACACCGCCTATCTGTTGATGCTGTTCTATGGCTGGGGTTCGAGCGAGGAGCGCATGTATGTCGCGCTCGCTGCCTATGCCACCTATGTCGTCAATGCCGGTCAGTTCCTGTGGAAGTTGCGCATGGCGCGGCTCGAAGGCGAGCGTCTGCAAACAACCGATGCGGATGACCGCCAGCGACAGGCCGATCTGTCCACCACTTCCCCCAGCCCCCAAAACCCGGTGACCGCATGAACGATACCGCTCCCCTGATGATGGAAAAACCGCCTGCCAATGGCGAAGACTGCGCACCCGTCCTCAAGGAAAAGGGTCAGAGGGAGGTTTTCTGCGGCCTGACGGGCATTATCTGGCTGCATCGCAAGATTCAGGACGCGTTTTTCCTGATCGTCGGTTCACGCACCTGCGCCCATCTGATGCAATCGGCCGCCGGCGTGATGATCTTTGCCGAGCCACGCTTCGGCACCGCGATCATGGAGGAGCGGGACCTTGCCGGCCTCGCCGATGCCAATGAGGAGCTTGACCGCATCGTCAACCAACTTCTGGAGCGGCGGCCCGAGATCAAGACACTGTTCCTCGTCGGCAGCTGCCCTTCCGAAGTGATCAAGCTCGACCTCGCCAAAGCCGCGCAGCGCCTCGGCGCGCAGCATGCACCCAATGTGCGCGTGCTCAACTATTCGGGCAGCGGCATTGAGACCACCTTTACCGAGGGCGAAGATGCCTGCCTTGCCTCGCTGGTGCCGGAAATGCCGACACTGCCCGAGGATGCACCGAGAAACCTGATCCTTGTCGGCTCGCTGCCTGATATTGTCGAGGATCAGTTCATGCGGCTGTTCGCCAAGATCGGCATCGACAATGTCGCAAGCCTGCCCGAACGCTCGGTCGACAAGCTGCCGGGTATCGGCCCCAATACCCATTTCCTGCTGGCGCAACCCTTTCTCGGTGATACCGGCCAAAGGCTGCTGGAGCGCGGGGCAAAGCGGATCGATGCCCTGTTCCCCTTCGGTGTCGAGGGCACCACCGACTGGCTGATGGCGGCAGCAAAGACCTTCGGCATCGATACCGGCCATGTCGCCGAAGTGCTGCTGCCCTATCAGGAGCGCGCCCGCCGCGGCCTGCAGCATCAGCGCGAGCGGCTGGAGGGCCGCACCATCTTCTTCATGCCGGACTCGCAGCTGGAAATTCCGCTGGCACGCTTCCTCGCCAATGAGATGGGCATGGTACTGACCGAGGTCGGCACACCCTATCTCCACCGCAATCATCTGGTGAAGGAACTGGAGCACATGCCGCCGGGGGTCCAGCTCAGCGAAGGCCAGCATGTCGACAAACAACTTGAGCGGGTGCGTGCCACCAGGCCTGACCTCACCGTATGCGGCCTCGGTCTCGCCAATCCGCTCGAGAATGAAGGCCTTTCCACCAAATGGGCGATCGAGCTGGTGTTCTCGCCCATCCATGGCTTCGATCAGGCAGGGGATCTCGCCGAATTGTTCGCCCGGCCGATGCGCCGCCGTGATGTGTTGAAGGTATAAGCGATGCAGCTAGCCGTCTGGACATATGAAGGCCCGCCCCATGTAGGGGCGATGCGCGTCGCCACCGGCATGAAAGGCGTGCACTATCTGCTGCACTCGCCGCAGGGCGACACCTATGCCGATCTGTTGTTCACCATGATCGAACGGCGCGACCATCGCCCACCCGTCACTTATACCACCTTCCAGGCGCGTGACCTGGGCAAGGATACTTCGCAATTGTTTCAGGATGCGGCGCTGGACTCGCTCGAACGCTTCAAGCCCGATGCGATGCTGGTCGGTGCTTCCTGCACCGCCGAACTGATCCAGGATGATCCCGCTGGCCTGATCGAGAAAATGGGCCTGCCCATCCCGGTTATTCCGCTCGAACTGCCCAGCTATCAGCGCAAGGAAAATTGGGGCGCAGCGGAGACCTTCTATCAAATTGTCCGCTCGCTCGCCGACAAGGAGCGCACGCCCAGCGACCGCGAAGCTACGGGCCGTCGTCCGCTCGCCAATCTTCTCGGCCCGACCGCGCTCGGTTTCCGTCACCGTGACGATATTGTCGAAGTCACCCGCCTGCTCGATGGCTTGGGCGTCGACGTCAATGTCACCGCACCAATGGGCGCCACCGCTGCCGATATTGCGCGTCTCGGCGAGGCCGATTTCAACATCGTCATGTATCCCGAAATCGGCGAAATGGCGGCAGAGTATCTGAAACGTACTTTCCGCCAGCCCATGGTCCGCACCGTGCCCATCGGCATTGGCGCGACGCAGGATTTTGTCCGTGAAGTCGCAGAGATAGCCGGGGTAGATCCTGAGCCAATGCTTGAGCGCAACCTGTCGCGCATGTCCTGGTGGAGCCGCTCGATCGACTCCAACTATCTCACCGGCAAGCGTGTCTTCATCTTTGGCGATGCCACACACGCCGTCGCTGCCGCGCGCATTGCCAATGACGAGCTGGGCTACAAGGTCTGCGGCCTGGGTTGCTATAATCGCGAATTTGCCCGCGATGTCCGCGCCGCGGCCAAGAAATATGATGTCGAGCCGCTGATCACCGATGACCATCTGGCGGTGGAAAAAGCCATTGAGGAGGCCCAGCCCGAGCTGATCCTCGGCACCCAGATGGAGCGCCATATCGCCAAGCGCTTCTCGCTGCCCTGCGCGGTGATTTCGGCGCCGGTGCATGTACAGGATTTCCCGGCCCGCTTCTCGCCTCAAATGGGCTTTGAAGGCGCCAATGTCATTTTCGACGATTGGGTGCATCCACTGGTCATGGGTCTGGAAGAGCATCTGCTCACCATGTTCCGCGACGATTTCGAGTTTAGCGACGAGGCCGGCCCTTCACATCTGGGTGCGGGCCATGGCGCGCCACAGACCCAAGCCGCGCCGCAGCCAGAACCGCCAATGGCCGACACTCTGGGCGATGTCGCAGTCGCCGAAGCTCCGGCAGCAGTCGGCGAGGCCATATGGACCGATGAGGCCATGAAGGAGCTCAAGAAAATACCCTTCTTCGTGCGTGGAAAGGCACGTCGTAACACCGAAACCTTCGCCGCAGAGCAAGGGATAACCACAATCGAACTGGACACCCTTTACGACGCGAAGGCGCATTATGCCAAGTAACGCATCTCCCTCGGTCCGCACGGTTATCATCACGCTGGACAACCATCTGACCGCTGCGGTCGAGCGCGCCAACCAGCAGTTGGCCGAGGACAATATCTCCATCGCGCTCTATGCCGCTTCGGACTGGGACCGCGATCCTTCGCTGCTCGAAGCCGCGAGACAGGACATTGCGCAGGCCGATATCATCATCGTCACCATGCTGTTTATCGAGGACCATGTCCGCGCCATCTATTCGGCACTCGAGGCACGGCGCGATGACTGTGACGCAATTGTCGGGCTGATGTCGACGGCGGAAATCGTCAAGCTGACCCGGCTCGGTAGTTACAGCATGGACAAACCGGCCAAAGGCCCGATGGCGCTGCTGAAAAAGCTGCGTGGATCGAAAAAGACGGGTGGTGGTGCCGGCGCCAGCCAGATGAAGATGCTGCGCCGTCTGCCCAAAATCCTGCGCTTCATCCCCGGCACGGCGCAGGATGTGCGGCAATATTTTCTGACGCTGCAATATTGGCTTGCCGGTTCGGACGACAATGTCGTCGACATGGTGCGGGGCCTGGTCAACCGCTATGCCAGCGGCGAGCGCGAGAGCCTGAAGGACTCGTTCAGCGTTCAGCCGCCACGCGCCTATCCGGAAGTCGGTGTCTATCACCCCGATCTGCCCGAGCGGCTGACCGAGGATGCCAGCCTGCTGCCCGCGCCGAAACAGCCCAGCGGCACGGTCGGGGTGCTAATGCTGCGCTCCTATCTGCTGGGCAAGGATGCTGGCCATTATGACGGCATGATCGAGATGCTGGAGGCGCAGGGCCTCAAGGTCATTCCCGCTTTTGCCAATGGCCTGGATGCCCGCCCGGCTATCGACAAATATTTCGTCGACAAGGATCACAAGCCCAGCGTTGATGCGATCATCAACCTCACCGGCTTCTCGCTGGTCGGCGGTCCGGCCTATAATGATGTCGATGCCGCAGTCGAAACGCTGCGCGATCTCGATGTGCCCTATGTCGCGGCGCACCCGATCGAGTTCCAGTCGCTGGAAAACTGGAGCGCCGGGCATATGGGCCTGTTGCCGCTCGAAACCACGATCATGCTCGCCATTCCCGAGCTCGATGGCGCGATCACCCCGACGGTATTCGGTGGCCGTTCCGATGGCTCGCCTGAAGGCTGTTGCGGTTGCAGCCGCAACTGCCATTTCAACAATGAGCACAATGTCCGGGCAATGAACAGCTGCCCCGAGCGTGCTGCGGCGCTGGCAGCCAAGGTATCGCAAATGATCGCGATGCGCCGCACCGCCAAGGCCGAACGCAAACTCGCACTGGTCTTGTTCAACTTCCCGCCCAATTCGGGCGCGACCGGTACAGCCGCGTTCCTGTCGGTATTTGAATCGCTGCATGCGACACTGCACCGGCTCAAGGATGAAGGCTATAGCGTCGAGCTACCGGATACGGTCGCCGAACTGCAGGCTATTGTCCTAAAAGGCAATGCCGAGCGCTATGGCGCTGACGCCAATGTCGCGGTGCAAATCCCGGCCGATGATTATGTCCGCCGCGAGCCCTATCTCAAGGAGATCGAGGCGCAATGGGGGCCTGCTCCCGGCAAGCAGCTGAGCGATGGACAGAATATCCAGATACTCGGGGCGCATTTCGGCAACATCTTTGTCGGGGTTCAGCCAACCTTCGGCTATGAGGGCGATCCGATGCGGCTGTTGTTCGAGGGTACCTTCACCCCGACCCACGCTTTCTCGGCCTTTTACCGCTATATCCGCGAGGATTTCGGCGCTCATGCTGCGCTGCATTTCGGCACCCATGGTGCGCTGGAATTCATGCCCGGCAAGCAGACCGGCATGAGCGGCCAGTGCTGGCCTGAACGGCTGATCGGCACGCTGCCCAATTTCTATCTCTACGCCTCGAATAACCCGTCCGAAGGCATTATCGCCAAGCGCCGCTCGGGCGCGACGCTGATCAGCTATCTTACACCACCGCTTGCCGAAGCCGGTCTCTACAAGGGCTTTGTCGAGCTCAAGTCGATGCTCGAAAGGTGGCGCACGGCCCAGCCCGACGACCCCGAGCGTGCCGATCTCGAAGAGATGATTCACGACCAGTGCCGCGAGCTTGATATCGAGGCGGGTGATCTGGAAAGCCTTTCGGGCCGCCTCTATGAGCTTGAAAAAGAACTGATCCCGCAAGGCCTGCATGTCCTGGGCGGCAAGCTGGAGGGTCAGGAACGCGAAGATCTGATCGAGGCGATGGCCAAGGCCAGTCCCGATCTTGGTCACGAAGAGATTGCCGCGCGGCTGGAATCGTCCGACGAGCTTGGCTCGCTGATGCAGGCGCTGGACGGGCATTATGTGCCACCTGCTCCGGGCGGCGATGTGCTCAACAATCCCGAGGTGTTGCCCACGGGTCGCAATATCCATGGCTTCGATCCGTTCCGCCTGCCGAGCAGCTATGCCTGCAAGCTGGGCGAAACGCAGGCGGCGCAACTGCTCGAACGGCACCAGGCCGAGGGTGCCAGCCTGCCCGAAAGCATCGCCATGGTGCTGTGGGGTACCGACAATCTCAAAAGCGAAGGCTCGCAAATCGCCCAGGCGATGGCGTTTATCGGCGCACGACCGCGGTTCGATGATTATGGCCGTCTTGCTGGCGCGGAACTGATCCCGCTCGAGGAGCTTGGCCGGCCGCGTATCGATGTCGTCATCACCCTGTCGGGCATTTTCCGTGATCTGCTGCCGCTGCAGACGCGGATGCTGGCTGAGGCAAGCTGGCTTGCGACCAGCGCCGATGAACCGCTGGAGCAGAATTTCGTGCGCAAGCATAGCCTCGCACATCAGGAAAAACATGGCTGCGATCTGGAGACCGCGAGCCTGCGTGTCTTCTCCAACGCGCAAGGGGCCTATGGCGCCAATGTCAACCAGATGATCGACGGCGCCACCTGGGATGACGAGGACGAGCTGGCCAATATGTTCGAGGCCAAGAAGGGCTTTGCCTATGGCCGCAGCGGCGAGCCGGTACAGCAGCGCGAACTGCTTGAGAGCGAACTCGCCAATGTCGAGCTGACCTATCAGAATCTCGAATCGGTCGAACTCGGCGTCACCGATATCGACCATTATGTCGATGGACTGGGCGGCATGACCAAAGCGGTGGAAAAAGCGCGCGGCCAGACCACCCCGGTCTATGTCGTCGATGCCACCCAGGGCGATACCAAGGTGCGCACGCTGGGCGAGCAGATCGACCTGGAAACCCGCACCCGCATGCTCAACCCGAAATGGTATGAGGGCCTGCTCAAGCACGGCTTTGAGGGCGTACGCAATATCGAGGCGCATGTCACCAACACGCTGGGCTGGTCGGCCACCACCAGCGAGACGGTATCGCCTTGGGTCTATCAGAAGATCAGCGAGACCTTTGTGCTCGATGACGAGATGCGCGCGCGTCTTGCCGAGCTGAACCCGAAATCATCGTCGCGCATGGCCGAACGCCTGCTCGAAGCCTGTGACCGCGAATTATGGTCACCCGATGAAGCCACATTGGCAGCCCTGCAGGCGGCCAGTGACGATCTGGAGGACCGGCTGGAAGGCCTGGTGCCGGCAGAATGACCCCCCATCACAACCCATCCCTGGAGAGAGGAACCCCCCAATGACCCTTTTAGACGGAAGCGATGCTCCACCCGATGGCGAAGGCAGTGTCCAGGTCCATATGGACCCGAAAGACGAGATCAAATCGGCAAAGGTTTTCGCGGTTTACGGCAAGGGCGGTATCGGCAAATCGACGACATCGTCCAACCTGTCGGCGGCTTTTACCAAGCTCGGCCACCGGGTGCTGCAAATTGGCTGTGACCCCAAGCATGACTCGACCTTCACGCTGACCAAGAAGATGATGCCGACGGTGATCGACGTCTTGGAAACAGTCGACTTCCACAGCGAGGAGTTGCGTCCTGATGACTATATGTTCGAGGGCTATAATGGTGTGATGTGCGTCGAGGCCGGTGGCCCGCCCGCCGGCACAGGCTGTGGCGGCTATGTCGTCGGCCAGACGGTGAAACTGCTGAAGCAGCACCATCTGCTCGAAGATACCGATGTGGTTATTTTCGACGTGCTGGGCGATGTGGTGTGCGGCGGCTTTGCCGCGCCGCTGCAGCATGCCGACAATGCGATTGTCGTTGCCGCCAATGATTTCGACAGCATCTTCGCCATGAACCGCATCGTTGCGGCGATCAACGCCAAGTCGAAAAACTATAATGTCCGGCTTGCCGGCGTCGTCGCCAACCGCTCGGCCGAAACCGACGAGATCGACCGCTTCTCCGATGCCATCGGCATGAAGCGGCTGGCGCATTTCAAGGATCTCGACGCCATTCGCCGGTCACGGCTGAAAAAATGCACGCTGTTCGAGATGGAAGATTCCCCCGAAGTCGAGGCGGCACGCCAGGAATATATCGCGCTGGCGAAAAAGCTGTGGGACGGCGCCGAGCCGCTCAAAACCACCCCGATGAAGGACCGCGATATCTTCGACTTTCTGGGATTTGAATGATGGAAGGTATTTGATCATGCCTCAGGGCCTCGCCTCGACCAGCTATCATCAGAGCCGCCGCCGGCTGGAGCAGTATTTCGACCAGACCGCGCGCAAGGCATGGGTCGATCTGACCTCCGATGCGCCGGTCAGCGGCATCCGTGCCACTGTGCGCGCCGGACGCGACCGGATGCGCAACATTCTGCTCGATACCCTGCCCACCGACATGCACGGCATGCGCCTGCTCGATGCCGGTTGTGGCACCGGGGCGCTGGCCATTGCAGCGGCAGCACGCGGCGCGCATGTCGTCGCGGTCGATGTATCGCAGGGGCTGATCGATGTGGCGCAGAAGCGCGCGCCCGAAGGCCTGTCGATCGACTGGAAGGTCGGCGATATGCGGCATCGCGATCTCGGCATTTTCGACCATGTTATCGCGATGGACTCGCTGATTCATTACAGCCAGAATGATGTGCTGGCGGTGCTGCGGGCATGGTCTGACAGAGCCAATGAAATTGCCTTCACCTTTGCGCCGGGCACGGCATTGTTGCGCACGATGCACATGGTCGGCAAGGCGTTCCCGCGCAGCGACCGGTCCCCGGCAATCAAGCCATTGTCGGAAGCGCGGCTGTCCAAGGCGGTCGAAGCGGCCCTGCCCGAATGGCAGATCAATTTCACCGAGCGCGTCTCCAGCGGATTCTACAAATCCGAAGCCATGGGGATGAGCCGACGGTGAAGCAGCAGCCCTCTTCGGTCAGCTTTTGGCAGGGCATTGGTATCAGGCTGCTGCCTTTTGCCGATGCCGCCAGTGCCGAGCTGCCGCTGGGGCGTCTGTTGCGGCTGGCACTGTTCCAGGTCAGTGTCGGCATCGCCGTGGTGCTGCTCAATGGCACGCTGAACCGGGTGCTGATCGTCGAGCTCGGCCTGCCGACATGGATTATCGCGCTGATGATCGGTATCCCGCTGGTCGTCGCGCCATTTCGCGCACTGATCGGCTATAAATCGGACACCCATCGCTCGCTGCTCGGTTGGCGCCGGGTGCCCTATATCTGGTTCGGTACGCTGGGCCAATTTGGTGGCTTGGCCATCATGCCCTTTGCCCTGGTCCTCCTTACCCGCGAGGATACCTTCCTCGCCGGCGTTGCAGGCGCCTGCCTCTCCTTTCTCCTCACCGGGGCCGGCATGCATGTAACCCAGACCGCCGGGCTGGCGCTCGCTACCGATATTGCCCCTGCCGAAAAGCGCCCGCGTGTCGTCGCCCTGCTCTATCTGATGCTGCTGGTCGGCATGATGATGGCCGCACTCACCATCGGCAACCTGCTCGCCGATTTCAGCAACACCCGGCTGGTAGAGGTGATTTCCGGCGCTGCAGTGATCACCGCAGTGCTCAATATCATTGCGCTTTGGAAACAGGAAGCACGCGGAACGGCACTCAGGAAATCAGATCCACCGGCTCCGGCATTCAGCGAAATCTGGGCAGCGTTCGCTGCGCGTCCCAACACCAAGCGGTTGCTTCTTGCCATTGGTCTTGGCGCCATGGCCTTTGCCATGCAGGATGCTCTGC
Above is a genomic segment from Pseudomonadota bacterium containing:
- a CDS encoding ferredoxin:protochlorophyllide reductase (ATP-dependent) subunit N, translated to MNDTAPLMMEKPPANGEDCAPVLKEKGQREVFCGLTGIIWLHRKIQDAFFLIVGSRTCAHLMQSAAGVMIFAEPRFGTAIMEERDLAGLADANEELDRIVNQLLERRPEIKTLFLVGSCPSEVIKLDLAKAAQRLGAQHAPNVRVLNYSGSGIETTFTEGEDACLASLVPEMPTLPEDAPRNLILVGSLPDIVEDQFMRLFAKIGIDNVASLPERSVDKLPGIGPNTHFLLAQPFLGDTGQRLLERGAKRIDALFPFGVEGTTDWLMAAAKTFGIDTGHVAEVLLPYQERARRGLQHQRERLEGRTIFFMPDSQLEIPLARFLANEMGMVLTEVGTPYLHRNHLVKELEHMPPGVQLSEGQHVDKQLERVRATRPDLTVCGLGLANPLENEGLSTKWAIELVFSPIHGFDQAGDLAELFARPMRRRDVLKV
- the bchB gene encoding ferredoxin:protochlorophyllide reductase (ATP-dependent) subunit B, with translation MQLAVWTYEGPPHVGAMRVATGMKGVHYLLHSPQGDTYADLLFTMIERRDHRPPVTYTTFQARDLGKDTSQLFQDAALDSLERFKPDAMLVGASCTAELIQDDPAGLIEKMGLPIPVIPLELPSYQRKENWGAAETFYQIVRSLADKERTPSDREATGRRPLANLLGPTALGFRHRDDIVEVTRLLDGLGVDVNVTAPMGATAADIARLGEADFNIVMYPEIGEMAAEYLKRTFRQPMVRTVPIGIGATQDFVREVAEIAGVDPEPMLERNLSRMSWWSRSIDSNYLTGKRVFIFGDATHAVAAARIANDELGYKVCGLGCYNREFARDVRAAAKKYDVEPLITDDHLAVEKAIEEAQPELILGTQMERHIAKRFSLPCAVISAPVHVQDFPARFSPQMGFEGANVIFDDWVHPLVMGLEEHLLTMFRDDFEFSDEAGPSHLGAGHGAPQTQAAPQPEPPMADTLGDVAVAEAPAAVGEAIWTDEAMKELKKIPFFVRGKARRNTETFAAEQGITTIELDTLYDAKAHYAK
- the bchF gene encoding 2-vinyl bacteriochlorophyllide hydratase — encoded protein: MLYTPEQRKRRDESRWTLVQGILAPLQFLVFGISLFLVIRYLVTGEGESAAEISILIKTLILYTIMVTGSIWEKVVFDEWLFAKPFFWEDVFSMAVLALHTAYLLMLFYGWGSSEERMYVALAAYATYVVNAGQFLWKLRMARLEGERLQTTDADDRQRQADLSTTSPSPQNPVTA
- the ppsR gene encoding transcriptional regulator PpsR, translating into MNYESTGDQRIPFSDPDAMFDGFTKQDVIELAYCAGDFILAIDENEIIRDVAVNSRDHSLAQKWVGRKWSDTVSQESKAKIAQMLQTENIADQLWRQVNHVDDGDDIPVSYKILKPSSSAWHIAIGRDIRSIALLQQRLLKTQQSMERDYLHLRQTETRYRLLFDNISYPVLIVDTENYEIQQANRASHALINAAPGALEKRNLLDLVETEFRDDIIAYMGAISVSGKVDPVSIRMIGRTGFVKLSASTFRQSGRQYWLINIDDGQHEVPSKRSDRYVLDAVEKMPDAFVLADENQDIIVANRAFVELVQAGSVEQLLGVSLNRFIGRPDVDLNLLKKQLKDHQNVRNFGSVVNDLNGGEEPVELSAIMIERDQPLFGYSVRSVGRRERDLPDAAQQLPRSVDQLTELVGRKPLKEIVRESTDLIERMCIEAALAHTSDNRASAAEILGLSRQSLYSKLHRHGLGNLSGKDS
- a CDS encoding cobalamin-dependent protein (Presence of a B(12) (cobalamin)-binding domain implies dependence on cobalamin itself, in one of its several forms, or in some unusual lineages, dependence on a cobalamin-like analog.), with amino-acid sequence MASFGIADLRSKLDGWRSGKKHHNPSSEDRLSENGDAQHVDLLSGADADEDLSVVLENLVIPKLIADGQGGGSMMQPRSPFNSDKRTISGSDVSFFTALALEGDARKLLDFVDHCLATGSSIETIYVDLLAPSARRLGQYWDEDRADFVDITMGLWRVQEILREMTLRIPPAMDAGHGQRSALFSTMPGEQHSLGTLMVAECFQRAGWDADVLMEPTRSELTGKFANRHYDLIGLTVSVDCPTATISSLIKAIRTVSTNPDICILLGGRVINEQPDLVEICGADGTAVDAPGAVALANELTPLKSDMFEKLA